In Juglans microcarpa x Juglans regia isolate MS1-56 chromosome 4S, Jm3101_v1.0, whole genome shotgun sequence, a single window of DNA contains:
- the LOC121262712 gene encoding uncharacterized protein LOC121262712 codes for MWISHESFMDLVSRVWMEEANGLALLRLASKLKHLKVSLKVWNKQVFGKTQAHIAELEARVQGLENTRPRTILPALAGLVDPVITDEENHGLCRIPLQQEVYDALCSIPEDSCSGQDGFNSGFFRSCWHFVSNDVTDAVAEFFRGGVLPRFYIASYLVLIPKVENPGSFDKFWPISL; via the exons atgtggattTCACATGAAAGCTTTATGGATCTTGTTTCTCGGGTTTGGATGGAGGAGGCCAATGGCTTGGCTCTTCTCAGATTGGCTAGCAAGCtcaaacatttaaaagtttCCCTGAAGGTCTGGAATAAGCAGGTGTTTGGGAAGACACAAGCTCATATTGCTGAACTAGAAGCACGAGTCCAGGGGTTAGAAAATA CTCGTCCGCGCACAATTCTCCCAGCCTTAGCTGGTTTGGTTGATCCTGTTATTACCGATGAGGAAAATCATGGATTGTGTCGTATTCCGTTGCAGCAAGAGGTCTATGATGCGCTTTGTTCTATCCCTGAGGATAGCTGTTCGGGGCAGGATGGCTTCAACTCGGGGTTCTTTCGAAGCTGCTGGCACTTTGTCAGCAATGATGTGACGGATGCTGTGGCTGAGTTTTTTAGAGGGGGTGTTCTACCTCGGTTTTACATTGCTTCCTATTTGGTGCTTATTCCAAAAGTTGAGAATCCGGGGAGCTTTGACAAATTCTGGCCAATTAGTCtttga